The following proteins are co-located in the Mesorhizobium sp. M1E.F.Ca.ET.045.02.1.1 genome:
- a CDS encoding methanol/ethanol family PQQ-dependent dehydrogenase — MRALTQATYIVSTSALLSFGALYTASANEELAKMAKNPKDWVMQTGDYANTRYSPLKQITKENVKNLQVKWTFSTGVLRGHEGGPLIVGDVMYVHAPFPNTVYALDLNKDGKILWKYEPKQDANVIPIMCCDTVNRGVAYAPADGDRPAMIFLNQADTNLVALDAKTGKLIWTAKNGDETNGGKGESGTSAPVVVKDKVLVGISGAEFGVRGWIAAYNLKDGKLAWKAYSEGPDADTLIDPQKTTQLGKPVGKDSGTNTWEGEQWKTGGGTTWGWYSYDPKLNLVYYGTGNPSTWNPVQRPGDNRWAMTIFARDADTGMAKWVYQMTPHDEWDYDGVNEMILVDDMEIKGKKHDVLVHFDRNGFAYTMDRATGDLLVAEKYDPAVNWATKINMDPKSDKYGRPEVVQKYSPQANGEDTNTTGICPAALGTKDQQPATYSPKTGLFYVPTNHVCMDYEPYKVSYTAGQPYVGSTVSMYPAPGGDSMGNLIAWDAAKGKIVWSKPEQFSVWSGALATAGDVVFYGTLEGYIKAVDKNGKELYKFKTPSGIIGNVTPFEHDGKQYIAVLSGVGGWAGIGLAGGLLSPDQAAAWHGAVDQGRAQGDQATVVGTAGLGAVGGYAALADYTTLGGQLTVFGLPD; from the coding sequence ATGCGCGCACTAACGCAAGCAACCTACATTGTATCGACCTCGGCGCTACTGTCGTTTGGCGCGCTCTATACGGCGTCAGCCAACGAAGAGCTCGCGAAAATGGCCAAAAATCCGAAAGACTGGGTGATGCAGACGGGTGATTACGCCAACACTCGTTACTCCCCGCTCAAGCAGATCACCAAGGAGAACGTGAAGAACCTGCAGGTCAAGTGGACCTTCTCGACCGGCGTGCTGCGCGGCCATGAGGGCGGACCGCTGATTGTCGGCGATGTGATGTATGTTCACGCGCCGTTCCCGAACACCGTCTACGCTCTCGATCTCAACAAGGACGGAAAGATCCTCTGGAAGTACGAGCCCAAGCAGGACGCGAACGTCATTCCGATCATGTGCTGCGACACGGTCAATCGCGGCGTTGCCTATGCACCTGCCGATGGCGACCGCCCGGCGATGATCTTTCTTAATCAGGCTGACACCAACCTCGTCGCGCTCGACGCCAAGACCGGAAAGCTTATCTGGACAGCCAAGAACGGCGATGAGACCAATGGTGGAAAGGGCGAATCCGGCACGTCGGCGCCCGTGGTCGTCAAGGACAAGGTTCTCGTCGGTATTTCCGGGGCGGAATTCGGCGTCCGCGGCTGGATAGCCGCCTACAATCTGAAGGACGGCAAGCTCGCCTGGAAGGCCTATTCGGAAGGTCCGGATGCAGACACCTTGATCGACCCCCAGAAGACCACGCAGCTCGGCAAGCCGGTGGGAAAGGACTCCGGCACCAATACCTGGGAAGGCGAACAGTGGAAGACGGGCGGCGGCACGACATGGGGCTGGTATTCCTATGATCCCAAGCTGAACCTCGTCTACTACGGTACCGGCAATCCCTCGACGTGGAACCCGGTCCAGCGTCCCGGAGACAATCGCTGGGCTATGACCATCTTCGCCCGCGATGCCGACACCGGCATGGCCAAATGGGTCTACCAGATGACCCCGCACGATGAGTGGGACTATGACGGCGTCAACGAGATGATCCTTGTCGACGACATGGAGATCAAAGGCAAGAAGCACGACGTGCTGGTGCATTTCGACCGCAATGGTTTCGCCTACACCATGGATCGCGCCACCGGCGACCTTCTCGTCGCCGAAAAATATGATCCGGCGGTGAACTGGGCCACCAAGATCAACATGGATCCGAAGAGCGACAAGTACGGTCGTCCAGAGGTCGTTCAGAAATACTCACCCCAGGCGAACGGTGAAGATACCAACACCACCGGTATCTGCCCCGCCGCGCTGGGAACGAAGGACCAGCAGCCGGCTACCTACTCGCCGAAGACGGGCCTGTTCTACGTGCCGACCAACCATGTCTGCATGGACTACGAGCCTTACAAGGTGAGCTACACGGCCGGTCAGCCTTACGTGGGCTCTACCGTGTCGATGTATCCCGCACCTGGCGGCGACAGCATGGGCAACTTGATCGCCTGGGATGCCGCCAAGGGCAAGATCGTCTGGTCGAAGCCCGAGCAGTTCTCGGTGTGGTCCGGGGCGCTCGCGACGGCCGGCGACGTGGTCTTCTACGGCACGCTCGAAGGCTACATCAAGGCGGTCGATAAGAACGGCAAGGAACTCTACAAGTTCAAGACCCCGTCCGGCATCATCGGCAACGTCACGCCCTTCGAGCATGACGGCAAGCAGTACATCGCCGTTCTGTCCGGCGTCGGCGGATGGGCCGGCATCGGTCTGGCAGGCGGATTGCTTTCGCCCGACCAAGCCGCGGCCTGGCACGGCGCCGTCGATCAGGGCCGTGCGCAAGGCGACCAGGCCACAGTCGTCGGAACCGCGGGTCTCGGAGCAGTCGGCGGCTACGCTGCACTTGCCGACTACACGACGCTGGGCGGCCAGCTGACCGTCTTCGGTCTTCCGGACTGA
- a CDS encoding ATP-binding cassette domain-containing protein, with protein sequence MQPVGAVVPLRVDIAEKTFRSAQGVSVTALKNLSFEVRQGEFACLLGPSGCGKTTTLRILLGLDRQFSGSFQLPEGGSNRIAAVFQEPTLLPWRTVEENVRLALPKDLRTKNLDGLFDTLGLAGMRSLYPAELSLGLARRAALARAFATEPAVLFLDEPFVSLDGRTAEQLRHLLLTVWSARPTTALMVTHNLTEALTLSDRIIVLAPRPAHVLGIFDVSLPRQHRSPEATSDLLRSFHQQFPGVT encoded by the coding sequence ATGCAACCCGTTGGCGCCGTCGTCCCGCTTAGGGTCGACATCGCCGAAAAGACCTTCAGGTCCGCGCAAGGCGTCTCGGTCACGGCGCTCAAGAACCTTTCCTTCGAGGTCCGGCAAGGCGAATTCGCTTGCCTGCTCGGGCCATCGGGGTGCGGCAAGACCACGACGCTGCGTATTCTGCTTGGGCTCGACAGGCAGTTTTCCGGCTCTTTCCAGCTGCCTGAAGGCGGCTCGAACCGCATAGCCGCCGTGTTTCAGGAACCCACCCTGCTGCCCTGGCGGACGGTGGAGGAGAATGTCAGGCTGGCGCTGCCGAAAGACCTGCGAACGAAAAATCTCGACGGGCTGTTTGACACGCTCGGTCTCGCCGGCATGCGCTCGCTCTATCCGGCGGAGCTTTCGCTTGGCCTTGCACGAAGGGCAGCCCTTGCCAGGGCCTTCGCGACCGAACCGGCGGTGCTTTTCCTGGACGAGCCCTTCGTCTCGCTCGATGGGCGGACCGCCGAGCAGCTCCGTCACCTGCTTCTTACGGTATGGTCGGCCCGGCCTACGACCGCGCTGATGGTGACGCACAACCTGACCGAGGCCCTGACGCTGTCGGATCGCATCATCGTGCTCGCGCCGCGGCCCGCGCATGTGCTCGGCATTTTCGACGTAAGCCTGCCCAGGCAGCACCGCAGCCCAGAGGCAACGAGCGACCTTTTGCGGTCGTTCCATCAGCAATTTCCAGGCGTGACCTGA
- a CDS encoding ABC transporter permease → MPALTVVASLLGLCLLWSLAANAWPSRAFPGPGQVWQVLLREAASGDLFYHLGATLGRVAAAYIVAMIVGSVIGILLGSYRGADRFFNPWVILFLNIPALVIIVLAYIWFGLNEVAAIGAVAVNKIPNVVVTMREGARALDPSYAEMAAVYRFGPLDRVRHILLPQLQPYLAAASRSGIALIWKIVLVVELLGRSNGVGFQIYLYFQLFDVAAILAYTLAFVAVMLVVELLLVQPVERHATRWRRRPA, encoded by the coding sequence ATGCCCGCGCTGACGGTGGTGGCCTCCCTGCTCGGGCTTTGCCTGCTGTGGAGCCTGGCGGCGAATGCCTGGCCGAGCCGAGCCTTTCCGGGGCCGGGACAGGTCTGGCAGGTATTGCTGAGGGAGGCGGCGAGCGGCGATCTCTTCTACCATCTCGGCGCAACTCTCGGCAGGGTTGCCGCGGCATACATCGTTGCGATGATCGTCGGATCGGTGATCGGCATTCTCCTCGGCAGCTACCGCGGCGCGGACCGGTTCTTCAACCCCTGGGTAATCCTGTTCCTCAATATCCCTGCGCTGGTGATCATCGTGCTGGCCTACATCTGGTTCGGCCTCAATGAGGTGGCGGCGATAGGCGCGGTTGCCGTGAACAAGATCCCGAATGTCGTGGTGACCATGCGCGAGGGCGCCAGGGCGCTGGACCCGAGTTACGCCGAAATGGCGGCTGTGTACCGCTTCGGGCCGCTCGACCGCGTTCGCCACATCCTGCTGCCGCAGCTGCAGCCCTACCTGGCCGCGGCCTCGCGTTCCGGCATCGCCCTCATCTGGAAGATCGTTCTGGTGGTCGAACTGCTCGGCCGCTCCAATGGTGTGGGCTTCCAGATCTATCTCTATTTCCAGCTTTTCGACGTCGCTGCCATTCTCGCCTACACGCTGGCGTTCGTGGCGGTGATGCTCGTCGTCGAACTTCTTCTGGTGCAGCCCGTTGAACGACATGCAACCCGTTGGCGCCGTCGTCCCGCTTAG
- a CDS encoding ABC transporter substrate-binding protein, with protein MAALGTAAILGSHPIAASAAPKVRIGVLKFGTVSWELDTLKQHKFDAANGIDLEVIYFAGEDATNVAILAGAIDMIVTDWLWVSRQRSDGSDVTLAPYSTAVGAIMVKDASPMRAITDLKGKKIGVAGGPLDKSWLLIQALARRDYGLDLPAISDVVFGAPPLISEKAIQGELDAVLNFWHFCARLEANGFRRLIGATDAEKALGAAGPVSAIGYVFHDKWANENPQVVRGFLQASAQAKDLLARSDEEWLRLAPIVRAEGKELAKLRDRYREGIPRRPVAEEAADAGRLYRVLAGIGGEKLVGSAPEMAPGTFWQEPAK; from the coding sequence TTGGCAGCTCTCGGAACGGCCGCGATACTTGGATCACATCCCATTGCCGCCTCCGCCGCGCCCAAGGTTCGCATTGGCGTGCTGAAGTTCGGCACGGTGAGCTGGGAGCTCGATACGCTGAAGCAACACAAGTTCGACGCGGCCAACGGCATCGATCTGGAGGTTATCTATTTCGCCGGCGAGGATGCGACCAATGTCGCGATACTGGCCGGCGCGATCGATATGATCGTGACCGACTGGCTGTGGGTCTCGCGCCAGCGCTCGGACGGCAGCGATGTCACATTGGCCCCCTATTCGACGGCCGTCGGGGCGATCATGGTGAAGGACGCATCGCCGATGCGCGCGATCACCGACCTCAAGGGAAAGAAGATCGGCGTCGCCGGCGGGCCCCTCGACAAGAGCTGGCTGCTGATCCAGGCGCTGGCCAGACGCGATTACGGTCTCGACCTGCCGGCGATCAGCGACGTCGTCTTTGGCGCGCCGCCGCTGATTTCGGAAAAGGCAATTCAGGGCGAACTCGATGCGGTGCTCAATTTCTGGCATTTTTGCGCCCGGCTCGAGGCCAACGGCTTTCGCCGGCTGATCGGCGCCACCGATGCGGAGAAGGCGCTCGGAGCTGCAGGCCCGGTATCCGCGATCGGCTATGTATTCCACGACAAATGGGCCAACGAAAATCCGCAAGTCGTCCGCGGCTTCCTCCAGGCTTCGGCGCAGGCCAAGGATCTGCTGGCAAGATCCGACGAAGAGTGGCTGCGCCTTGCGCCGATTGTCCGCGCAGAAGGCAAGGAACTGGCAAAGCTGCGCGACCGCTATCGCGAGGGCATCCCCAGGCGGCCGGTCGCCGAGGAAGCGGCCGACGCCGGCAGGCTCTATCGTGTGCTGGCCGGGATCGGCGGCGAAAAGCTGGTCGGCAGCGCGCCGGAGATGGCGCCGGGCACGTTCTGGCAGGAACCGGCGAAATGA
- a CDS encoding cytochrome c family protein: MRTIAFFAVASFAAFTNQSHAQDAAAGEKVFMKCKVCHVADKDQNKVGPSLNGVIGRTAGTHPGFSYSQAMVAAGKSGTKWDEPTLTTYLHDPKAMVKGTKMAFAGLKDDKDVANVIAYLKQFSK; the protein is encoded by the coding sequence ATGCGCACTATCGCATTTTTCGCCGTCGCATCCTTTGCGGCTTTTACGAACCAATCCCATGCGCAGGATGCCGCGGCGGGTGAGAAGGTCTTCATGAAATGCAAGGTCTGCCACGTCGCGGACAAGGACCAGAACAAAGTCGGTCCGTCGTTGAACGGCGTCATCGGCCGGACGGCCGGCACGCATCCGGGGTTCAGCTATTCCCAAGCCATGGTGGCCGCCGGCAAGTCCGGCACCAAATGGGACGAACCCACACTGACGACCTATCTCCATGATCCAAAGGCCATGGTGAAAGGCACGAAGATGGCGTTTGCCGGCCTCAAGGACGACAAGGACGTGGCCAACGTCATCGCCTATCTCAAGCAATTTTCGAAATAA
- the gph gene encoding phosphoglycolate phosphatase (PGP is an essential enzyme in the glycolate salvage pathway in higher organisms (photorespiration in plants). Phosphoglycolate results from the oxidase activity of RubisCO in the Calvin cycle when concentrations of carbon dioxide are low relative to oxygen. This enzyme is a member of the Haloacid Dehalogenase (HAD) superfamily of aspartate-nucleophile hydrolase enzymes (PF00702).), translated as MNVGASRPFRSPRAILFDLDGTLIDSAPDIAAAVNELLAGSDLPPLSVDQVKAMIGGGVKKLVERAFAASGAPLLASALEEANRAMAPIYRRHLTGLTKLMPGVREILTHFHLNGTAMGVATNKPQLATREILLHFHLTEYLGAIVGGDAVTHLKPAPDALLLALDQLGVEPTDALMVGDSSSDVGAARAAGMPVVLLRGGYTQIPVQELGADLVCDSLLDLPSAMQRLRAAA; from the coding sequence ATGAATGTCGGCGCAAGCAGGCCGTTTCGGTCTCCGAGGGCGATCCTGTTCGATCTTGACGGCACGCTGATCGATTCGGCGCCCGATATTGCGGCGGCCGTCAACGAACTGCTGGCCGGCAGCGACCTGCCGCCGCTCAGCGTGGATCAGGTCAAGGCCATGATCGGTGGCGGCGTGAAAAAGTTGGTCGAACGGGCTTTCGCGGCATCCGGAGCCCCACTTCTCGCCAGCGCGCTCGAAGAGGCCAACCGCGCCATGGCGCCAATCTACCGCAGACATCTGACCGGCTTGACGAAGCTGATGCCTGGCGTCAGGGAGATTCTCACGCACTTCCACCTGAACGGCACAGCCATGGGCGTCGCCACCAACAAGCCGCAATTGGCGACCCGCGAAATCCTGCTGCATTTCCACTTGACGGAATATCTCGGCGCGATCGTCGGAGGAGACGCGGTGACACACCTGAAACCGGCACCCGACGCTCTGCTGCTGGCGCTCGATCAGCTCGGGGTCGAACCCACCGACGCGCTGATGGTCGGAGACAGCAGCAGCGACGTCGGCGCCGCGCGCGCTGCCGGCATGCCCGTCGTTCTGCTGCGCGGCGGCTACACCCAGATCCCCGTCCAAGAGCTTGGCGCAGACCTTGTCTGCGACAGCCTGCTCGATCTGCCTTCCGCGATGCAGAGGCTACGCGCCGCTGCTTGA
- a CDS encoding O-antigen ligase family protein gives MAGIKENWVTGVGFGNFQKAYQIYEKEEMIFRAYVNHAHNEYLELAFEGGVIAAILMALYLFLLLIAFTKIRRDALQKTAFLSVVFLLVHSLADYPLRTAALAMTFAYMNAIIFHRGFAECRNQSPELVEVDHNGDKLFVPVGASP, from the coding sequence ATGGCAGGAATAAAAGAGAACTGGGTCACCGGAGTCGGATTTGGGAATTTTCAGAAGGCCTACCAGATATACGAAAAAGAGGAGATGATATTCAGAGCCTACGTAAACCATGCACATAATGAGTATCTTGAACTTGCCTTCGAGGGCGGAGTGATCGCTGCCATTTTGATGGCGTTGTACCTATTCCTTCTTCTGATCGCGTTTACCAAAATTCGCCGAGACGCCCTTCAAAAGACAGCGTTTCTTTCTGTAGTGTTTTTGCTCGTGCATTCTCTTGCCGACTACCCATTGCGCACCGCCGCACTCGCAATGACCTTCGCCTATATGAATGCGATCATTTTTCATCGCGGGTTTGCGGAGTGCAGGAACCAAAGCCCGGAGTTGGTGGAAGTCGACCATAATGGCGACAAGCTGTTTGTTCCGGTTGGTGCGTCTCCGTAG
- a CDS encoding phasin gives MSKVTGKSEMIENVEFSPVDPSKVTERVRAVADQSIEKSKEIFSKLSSDAETAQTAVKSTFEMARTTGNELLVRTLAALQANAEAGFTHLEALVAVKSPSEFLELQAAFLRKQIENSAEHAKAIQALMLRASEDVSKPIKDAFEKAWEIRKAA, from the coding sequence ATGTCCAAGGTCACCGGTAAGTCCGAAATGATCGAAAACGTCGAATTCTCTCCCGTCGACCCGTCCAAGGTTACCGAGCGAGTCCGTGCTGTCGCGGACCAGAGCATTGAGAAGTCGAAGGAAATATTTTCCAAATTGAGCTCGGACGCTGAAACGGCTCAAACGGCTGTCAAATCGACGTTTGAAATGGCCAGGACCACCGGCAACGAGCTCCTCGTGAGAACGCTTGCCGCACTGCAGGCCAATGCCGAAGCCGGCTTCACGCACCTCGAAGCGCTGGTTGCCGTGAAATCGCCGTCTGAGTTCCTCGAACTGCAAGCCGCATTCCTGCGCAAACAGATCGAAAATTCGGCCGAGCACGCAAAGGCAATCCAGGCATTGATGTTGAGAGCTAGCGAGGATGTGTCGAAGCCGATTAAAGATGCCTTTGAAAAGGCCTGGGAAATCCGCAAGGCCGCTTGA